From Tiliqua scincoides isolate rTilSci1 chromosome 2, rTilSci1.hap2, whole genome shotgun sequence, the proteins below share one genomic window:
- the EMD gene encoding emerin, whose protein sequence is MDKYKGLTDDELLALLKKCRIRHGPIIGSTRKLYEKKIYEYEKQQQAQQHSFPAKNYAELQRGTNSTQQIVETYQNRENISHVQEGGTMPEHKVYLTDAELLARLKKYNIPHGPIVGTTRKLYEKKIYEYENKQAQRHPSPRQAEPNNNQDITQKSFKRPQSRRNLSSAREGSASKHDGNNICEKQQTQFGSPAGSMTHTVAVLRPPDLDGICFPVSGKIAGPKAQPRLAPPRSLTHFPSGAALPAAQPSPARALGVAGSTMDEYKGLTDKELIARLKKYRIPHGPIVGSTRKLYEKKIYEHETERTQRTSPGGSVSYIEPSISESYTQESFVSPWSRDNPSYGREALGSTRTYVRETYDSPRKEEYSTYENEDPSPSKSLQDYNLSYSHSLPRRERRAIYSTKDWDVNSSEDSTSSYSQYLSSAGSGTPLGAVSARQPITEPYPYNSDQKDVPTERDSSFYQSIFHRKSPVVSSLGVEPRRAIRPERQAQATERASDSSRGTKHYLPLWPQLLLFVLLAGFLAFIYFFLQGGGDDNPFVQYLQH, encoded by the exons ATGGACAAGTACAAAGGTCTGACAGATGACGAACTCCTTGCCCTCTTGAAGAAATGCAGGATTCGGCATGGTCCCATCATTG GCTCAACCCGGAAACTTTATGAAAAGAAAATCTATGAAtatgagaagcagcagcaggcacagCAACATTCTTTCCCTGCAAAGAACTATGCAG AGCTGCAGAGAGGCACAAACAGCACACAACAGATTGTTGAGACTTATCAGAACAGGGAAAACATTAGCCATGTGcaagaag GTGGCACCATGCCCGAGCACAAAGTGTATTTGACAGACGCTGAACTCCTTGCCCGCTTGAAGAAATACAACATCCCACATGGGCCCATTGTTG GAACAACCCGGAAACTTTATGAAAAGAAAATCTATGAATATGAGAACAAGCAGGCACAGCGGCATCCTTCTCCTAGACAGGCAG AACCAAACAACAATCAAGACATCACACAAAAAAGCTTCAAGAGGCCTCAGAGCAGGAGAAACCTCAGCTCTGCGCGAGAAG GATCAGCCTCAAAACATGATGGAAACAACATCTGTGAGAAACAGCAGACACAGTTTGGTTCACCTGCAGGATCAAtgacccacacag TGGCTGTCCTGCGTCCCCCCGACCTCGATGGCATTTGCTTCCCAGTGTCGGGGAAG ATCGCGGGCCCCAAAGCCCAGCCCAGGCTAGCCCCTCCCCGCAGCCTGACTCACTTCCCTTCGGGTGCTGCCCTCcccgcagcccagcccagcccagcccgcgcGCTCGGAGTCGCAG GTAGCACTATGGATGAGTATAAAGGTCTGACAGATAAAGAGCTCATTGCCCGCTTGAAGAAATACAGAATCCCACACGGGCCCATTGTTG GATCAACCCGGAAACTGTATGAAAAGAAAATCTATGAACATGAGACTGAGCGGACACAGCGCACCTCACCTGGAGGATCAGTGTCCTACATAG AACCAAGCATTAGTGAAAGCTATACACAAGAGTCCTTTGTGAGTCCTTGGAGCAGGGACAACCCCAGTTATGGGCGAGAAG CTCTTGGCTCTACAAGGACTTACGTAAGGGAAACCTATGACTCCCCCAGAAAAGAGGAATACTCTACATATGAAAATGAAG ATCCCAGTCCCTCCAAGTCCCTCCAAGACTATAACCTGAGTTATAGTCACAGTTTGCCTCGCCGTGAAAGACGAGCCATATATTCAACAAAAG ACTGGGATGTCAATTCTTCTGAAGATTCCACATCTTCCTACAGTCAGTATTTGTCATCAGCAGGCAGTGGCACACCTCTAGGGGCAGTGAGTGCTCGCCAACCA ATTACAGAGCCATATCCATACAATTCTGACCAGAAGGATGTACCAACTGAGAG GGACAGCAGTTTCTACCAAAGCATTTTCCATCGGAAATCACCTGTCGTGTCCTCTCTTGGGGTGGAGCCACGCCGTGCCATTCGTCCTGAGCGTCAGGCCCAAGCGACAGAAAGAGCTTCTGACAGCAGCAGGGGAACCAAGCATTACCTACCCCTCTGGCCCCAGCTTCTGCTGTTTGTCCTGCTGGCTGGCTTCCTGGCCTTCATCTACTTCTTCCTgcagggtggtggtgatgataaCCCCTTTGTGCAGTATCTTCAGCACTGA